The genome window TGAAATGGGTCTTGACCAGGATGCCAATAGCTCAGGCCTTCACCTCGTTCTAGGGCTTTCTTTGACTGCTACTGTAAAGGAAACCACTCAATCCACCAAGCCTGATgatgatcatcatctttgtgTTATTAAGCCAACGCCAACGAAACCTTATCCCCCCAATGAACCGTCTCTAACGTTGGGCCTGTCCGGTGAGAGTTACCACGTGACCAAGCAAGTGCTTAGAAATAACGTTTATTGTGAGGACCCTCTTGAGTTGTCTCGACAGACATCACCTCACAGCGTTGTTTCGTCTTTCTCAACTGGGAGGGTCGTTAAGAGGGAGAGAGATCTTAGCTGTGAAGACATAGAGGTAGAGGCAGAAGAGAGGGTTTCTTCAAGAGTCAGCGACGAAGACGAAGATGGAACCAATGCTAGAAAGAAGCTCAGACTCACCAAAGAACAATCTGCACTGCTAGAAGAGAGCTTCAAACAACACAGCACTCTCAACCCCGTAAGTAATTAATTGCTTTTTAATCTCTATATCCGCTCTCTATTTATTTAGTGCAAAATTTAATTAGTATTACTTTCTTCTATTGAATTTACAGAAACAGAAACAAGCTTTAGCC of Glycine soja cultivar W05 chromosome 1, ASM419377v2, whole genome shotgun sequence contains these proteins:
- the LOC114422635 gene encoding homeobox-leucine zipper protein HAT22-like; the encoded protein is MGLDQDANSSGLHLVLGLSLTATVKETTQSTKPDDDHHLCVIKPTPTKPYPPNEPSLTLGLSGESYHVTKQVLRNNVYCEDPLELSRQTSPHSVVSSFSTGRVVKRERDLSCEDIEVEAEERVSSRVSDEDEDGTNARKKLRLTKEQSALLEESFKQHSTLNPKQKQALARRLNLRPRQVEVWFQNRRARTKLKQTEVDCEFLKKCCETLKDENRRLKKELQELKALKLAQPLYMPMPAATLTMCPSCDRLGGVNDNGSNKSPFSMAPKPHFYNPFANPSAAC